A stretch of the Clostridiales bacterium genome encodes the following:
- a CDS encoding right-handed parallel beta-helix repeat-containing protein yields the protein MKRLPWLILLLAILLAVPFAAHADTLYAAPGQMSLTEALAACKDGDVIELAEGTYAEPDEVFPLTVTKAVTIRAAEGASPVIESPAFKAAIRVEAGGVTLQGLDIRFLRTGIYAIGSDMTLENCKIILADPAWRTSSCGMWCGGIYRMTVRGCAFTGCGISLAGPPLSERSADLPKLTGLFEVGEDIDYFTTHTIENCTVNGKPLFYAALLPEVNAPADAGEIICCGCGKVTAEGADVSDCSMGMVLAYNEEVRLTDCKADRCGVFGIYVAKCGGGEMLRCSARETNHGLDIRATDHMILRECSAADCDQGLFFSLVRDGAMIDCTVTGTGQGYFMAAGSGNALLNCTASACENGFNLQKEGHVLMTGCTAEACTVCGVRLDATPTAFFGNTLKDNWTAVMAYGGTSFDMAKNRFENSGCCALYLRDIGYSRFIGNVFTGSAIKSVEAAGTMGGSLWIGNEPDKAPDMSAASDGFIPNFPIACSE from the coding sequence ATGAAAAGGTTACCCTGGCTGATCCTGCTCCTGGCAATCCTGCTGGCAGTTCCTTTCGCAGCACATGCGGATACGCTGTATGCTGCCCCGGGGCAGATGTCACTGACCGAAGCCCTGGCTGCCTGCAAAGACGGCGATGTGATTGAACTGGCGGAAGGAACATATGCGGAACCGGATGAGGTGTTCCCGCTGACGGTGACGAAGGCAGTGACCATCCGGGCGGCGGAAGGCGCCAGCCCGGTCATTGAATCGCCGGCATTCAAGGCAGCGATCCGCGTGGAGGCAGGCGGCGTTACCCTGCAGGGGCTGGACATCCGCTTCCTGCGCACCGGAATCTATGCCATCGGCAGTGACATGACGCTGGAGAACTGCAAAATCATCCTGGCAGATCCTGCCTGGCGGACTTCTTCCTGCGGCATGTGGTGCGGCGGAATATACCGCATGACTGTGCGCGGATGCGCTTTCACAGGCTGCGGAATTTCCCTGGCCGGCCCGCCGCTCAGCGAACGGAGTGCAGACCTTCCGAAGCTGACGGGCCTGTTCGAGGTGGGAGAGGATATCGATTACTTTACCACCCACACCATTGAAAACTGCACGGTGAACGGAAAGCCGCTGTTCTATGCGGCACTGCTGCCGGAAGTGAACGCCCCCGCGGATGCGGGAGAAATCATCTGCTGCGGCTGTGGGAAAGTGACCGCAGAAGGGGCGGATGTGTCCGACTGCTCTATGGGCATGGTGCTGGCCTATAACGAGGAAGTGCGGCTGACCGACTGCAAAGCGGACCGGTGCGGCGTGTTCGGCATCTATGTGGCCAAGTGCGGCGGCGGCGAAATGCTGCGCTGCTCTGCCCGGGAAACCAATCACGGCCTGGATATCCGGGCGACGGACCATATGATCCTGCGGGAATGCTCCGCGGCGGACTGCGACCAGGGGCTGTTCTTCTCCCTGGTGAGGGACGGCGCCATGATCGACTGCACGGTGACCGGCACCGGCCAGGGATACTTCATGGCGGCCGGAAGCGGGAATGCGCTGCTGAACTGTACCGCATCTGCCTGTGAGAATGGCTTTAACCTGCAGAAGGAAGGCCATGTACTGATGACCGGATGCACGGCGGAAGCCTGCACCGTATGCGGGGTGCGGCTGGATGCCACGCCCACGGCGTTCTTCGGCAACACGCTGAAGGATAACTGGACCGCGGTGATGGCCTATGGCGGTACATCCTTTGATATGGCGAAGAACCGGTTTGAGAATTCCGGCTGCTGCGCGCTGTACCTGCGGGATATCGGATACAGCCGGTTCATCGGCAATGTGTTTACCGGCAGCGCAATCAAGAGCGTGGAGGCTGCGGGCACAATGGGCGGCAGCCTGTGGATCGGGAACGAACCGGACAAGGCGCCGGACATGTCTGCCGCGTCAGACGGCTTTATACCGAATTTTCCCATTGCCTGTTCGGAATAA
- a CDS encoding glycoside hydrolase family 3 protein, with product MKKLALLLAVIMAFSVCTVFAEEPAGPTEAEILAQTCEFALIEADETTGQPRLTYMEGVTPILEVDGLKFKDMNGNGELDVYEDWRQETDARVNDLLAQMNDKEKAGTLFCVSANLETARSLIPDFALTCMLFNLNGAPVQVVNTLNNLQATAEAERLSMPMIFTSDREYNAFGGYIDKAHIAYGTANDPELAYKLSYFYGKAMVAIGVHVTFEPYANEIGAQYGENPEHIAAIVSQEVKGMEDAGFASCVKHWIGRGGDSNFGNARSVAQNFDNWMVGWKAALSGGNEWVMTNCGGTGITNTTDVKWDKVTMSYLRDTLGFDGIVVTDWWALGMGGQVSGVTNEGIELSEQTGAWLYNEALLNGTDMFGAGGIGHGTDITGIDNGDGTKTGSTMWNWPDCIIEGLKDGQVDQANVDRSVARILNFKFRKGLFENPYRVPEEALAVVASPEYQAEQWPLDTNEALRKARTAEEVELAEKLQAKSAVLMKNDNAVLPLAKGTKVYIESSSNETLDHYKQYIAEYGEIAETLEDADVVIGYYGDINDAGELLIEDAQDAGKPVILTLTNKATEYALTNSDALIYMPFSQQPDHGSGEAGFIYGTEPWVYADLLFGVREPEGIIQKEQARNNIEEALQWKDLAGDQGASPYVRLIVQALMMADTENHASPNNYGDPLVIYDYSMRYGKAGDFAYSCLILPQSVTEEEGENSWGSKTVTTTVTNTAKGGEPFHVYCLLHNNGADDITTVVAKANGEPVAEKIYTVQGGSWRVVDMELTLEAGEYDIEVGTVKGHMTVGE from the coding sequence ATGAAGAAACTGGCACTTTTACTGGCGGTGATTATGGCGTTTTCCGTCTGCACGGTATTCGCCGAGGAACCTGCCGGCCCCACGGAAGCTGAAATCCTGGCCCAGACCTGTGAGTTCGCCTTGATTGAAGCGGATGAAACCACCGGGCAGCCCCGCCTGACCTATATGGAAGGCGTCACCCCGATCCTGGAAGTGGACGGACTCAAGTTCAAGGATATGAACGGAAACGGCGAGCTGGACGTTTATGAAGACTGGCGGCAGGAGACTGACGCCCGCGTGAACGACCTGCTGGCCCAGATGAACGACAAGGAAAAGGCCGGTACCCTGTTCTGCGTCAGCGCGAACCTGGAGACCGCGCGCTCCCTGATCCCGGACTTTGCACTGACCTGTATGCTGTTCAACCTGAACGGCGCGCCGGTCCAGGTGGTCAACACCCTGAACAACCTGCAGGCGACTGCGGAAGCGGAGCGCCTGAGCATGCCGATGATCTTCACCTCCGACCGCGAATACAACGCGTTCGGCGGCTACATTGACAAGGCGCACATCGCGTACGGCACCGCGAATGATCCCGAACTGGCTTACAAGCTGAGCTACTTCTACGGTAAGGCGATGGTCGCCATCGGCGTCCATGTCACATTCGAGCCCTATGCCAATGAAATCGGCGCCCAGTACGGCGAGAACCCCGAGCACATTGCGGCAATCGTTTCCCAGGAAGTCAAGGGCATGGAAGACGCCGGGTTTGCCAGCTGCGTCAAGCACTGGATCGGCCGCGGCGGCGACAGCAACTTCGGCAATGCCCGTTCGGTAGCCCAGAACTTTGACAACTGGATGGTCGGCTGGAAGGCTGCACTGTCCGGCGGAAATGAGTGGGTGATGACCAACTGCGGCGGCACCGGCATCACCAACACCACCGACGTCAAGTGGGACAAGGTGACCATGAGCTACCTGCGTGACACCCTCGGTTTTGACGGCATCGTCGTGACCGACTGGTGGGCCCTGGGCATGGGCGGCCAGGTTTCCGGCGTCACCAACGAAGGAATCGAACTGAGCGAGCAGACCGGCGCATGGCTGTACAATGAAGCACTGCTGAACGGCACCGATATGTTCGGCGCGGGCGGCATCGGCCATGGCACCGACATCACCGGCATCGACAACGGCGACGGCACCAAGACCGGATCCACCATGTGGAACTGGCCGGACTGCATTATTGAAGGCCTGAAGGACGGCCAGGTGGACCAGGCGAACGTGGACCGCTCCGTGGCCCGGATCCTCAACTTCAAGTTCCGCAAGGGCCTGTTTGAGAATCCTTACCGCGTGCCGGAAGAGGCGCTGGCTGTTGTGGCGTCTCCCGAATACCAGGCGGAACAGTGGCCGCTGGACACCAACGAAGCGCTGCGCAAAGCCCGCACCGCGGAGGAAGTGGAACTGGCCGAAAAGCTGCAGGCCAAGAGCGCTGTCCTGATGAAGAACGACAACGCTGTGCTGCCGCTGGCCAAGGGCACCAAGGTTTATATCGAATCCTCCTCCAATGAAACCCTGGATCATTACAAGCAGTATATCGCGGAGTATGGCGAGATCGCGGAAACACTGGAAGACGCGGACGTAGTCATCGGCTATTACGGTGACATCAATGACGCGGGCGAACTGCTGATTGAAGACGCGCAGGATGCCGGCAAGCCTGTTATCCTGACGCTGACCAACAAGGCGACGGAGTACGCACTGACTAATTCCGACGCGCTCATCTACATGCCTTTCAGCCAGCAGCCCGACCATGGCTCCGGTGAAGCCGGCTTCATCTACGGCACGGAGCCCTGGGTATACGCGGACCTGCTGTTCGGAGTCCGTGAACCGGAAGGCATCATCCAGAAGGAACAGGCCCGCAATAACATTGAGGAAGCGCTCCAGTGGAAGGACCTTGCGGGTGACCAGGGCGCGTCCCCCTATGTACGGCTGATCGTCCAGGCCCTGATGATGGCGGATACGGAAAACCATGCTTCGCCCAACAACTACGGCGATCCGCTGGTCATCTATGATTACAGTATGCGTTACGGCAAGGCGGGAGACTTCGCTTACAGCTGCCTGATCCTGCCACAGAGCGTGACCGAAGAGGAAGGCGAGAACAGCTGGGGCAGCAAGACGGTAACCACCACCGTGACCAACACGGCGAAGGGCGGAGAACCGTTCCATGTATACTGCCTGCTCCACAACAACGGCGCGGATGACATCACGACTGTTGTGGCGAAAGCCAACGGAGAACCTGTTGCCGAGAAGATCTACACCGTCCAGGGCGGATCCTGGCGCGTGGTGGATATGGAACTGACCCTTGAAGCCGGCGAGTATGATATCGAAGTCGGCACGGTGAAGGGCCATATGACAGTCGGCGAGTAA